A stretch of Eschrichtius robustus isolate mEscRob2 chromosome 6, mEscRob2.pri, whole genome shotgun sequence DNA encodes these proteins:
- the S100B gene encoding protein S100-B: MSELEKAMVALIDVFHQYSGREGDKHKLKKSELKELINNELSHFLEEIKEQEVVDKVMETLDNDGDGECDFQEFMAFVAMVTTACHEFFEHE; this comes from the exons ATGTCTGAGCTGGAGAAGGCCATGGTGGCCCTCATTGATGTCTTCCATCAATATTCTGGAAGGGAAGGTGACAAGCACAAGCTGAAGAAGTCCGAACTCAAGGAGCTCATCAACAATGAGCTTTCGCATTTTTTAGAG GAAATCAAGGAGCAGGAGGTTGTGGACAAAGTCATGGAGACACTGGACAACGATGGAGATGGTGAATGCGACTTCCAGGAATTTATGGCTTTTGTTGCCATGGTTACCACTGCCTGCCATGAGTTCTTTGAACACGAATGA